In Hypanus sabinus isolate sHypSab1 chromosome 10, sHypSab1.hap1, whole genome shotgun sequence, the genomic stretch TATAAATCAAGGAAAGGTAAAAATACAGGGAATCCTACTGTTCACCTACATAGTACATGTTTTGTGCAAAATATTGTTTGAAGTTGGTTTCATTGTCGGTCAGTGGTATCTCTATGGATTCTCCTTGGGTCCCGTATACGTGTGCAATAGAGATCCCTGTCCTCATGTGGTAGATTGTTTCATTTCACGCCCAACAGAGAAGACCATTTTCATCCTTTTCATGCTGGCTGTGGCTTGTCTGTCCCTGCTTCTAAATATAACTGAAATAGTTTACCTTCTTTTCAAGCAAATAACCATTTCAACACAAAAGAGGCATCTAAGACACCTCCCTCCCCGATTTGTTGTTGAATCTTTTGATAAAACAATGTTCCCTGCAGACGTAGCTGTATCAGATTCTAAACTGAAGTCTTTTGGTTCTGAAGCTAGCAGTAGCCAGGATCCCAAGTCTCAAAACACCATTAATTATGGGATTGAAAAGTGTGGTAATGAAAATAAAGAGAATATAGAGAAACAAAGTGAGCAATAAATTATCTGCCTTTAATTCAGGGAGTAGGTAGCTGAATTAGCACAAATTACTCATTTGGAAAGGTAACAATGGGTGCAATCTTGTAATAGGCATCTCAGCAATGTAAAATGAGTTAGATTAGATCAAAAtcatattcagaatcaggtttaatatcactggcatatgttgtgaaatttgttaactttgaggcaacggtacaatgcaatatatgataaatatagaaaaaactgaattaccatatatatgtatgtatattaacTAGTTAAAATCAGcagtgcaaaaccagaaattaaaaaaacaattagattggattaaattagctttatttgaccatgtacattgaaacatcaaaacatgcagtgaaatttgTTGGTTGCATCATTGGCTTGCAATGTACTAGGGTCAGCCCACAAGTGgtggcaacatagcatgcccacactttactaaccctaacccatatgttgttttggaacatgggaggaaaccaatgcACCTGGTTAGTAACCAATGCACCTGGTTTTctccctggaggaaacccagggaGAATGCATAACTTCTTACAgagagcggcaggaattgaaccttgattATCAGATAGCTGGTACTGTGAGGCGTTACACTAACCACAAAGCTACTGTCCTGCCTTGATTATAATTATCTCAAGTAGTTTATTCTGCCACAACAAACATGCCAGAGCTCTCTATCAATGTCTTCAAGAGACAGCTGATCCAGGATGCACAGTAGCTCAGTTTCTACCAAGGTCCCTGGACTTATCGTTTCCATGGTAGTAATTTGAGCTGTAGATTTGTACTAAAATCATTCCAGCTCACTTGTATTCAAATGGTGACGAGCATGAGAACAATATTAAAACAGCCTTTTGACCAAGCTAAAAATGTACTATTACTGTTATGTATGGGATATTATTGATGAGTTATAAAGGTGTCTGACTTGAGGTATACCATCTGAGTGTATTAGAAACAATTGGTTAGATCCTTCCATTGTTCTCCTACCTACCTTGCACGGCCACAAAGCTCACAGTGGGTTGAGGCCTTTGTTCCCTGAGCATACAAAGAGCAGATGGATCACCTCTCCACTCATTGTGCTGACAAGGatatagaccaggggttcccaaactggggtccatggatcccttgtttaatggtaggggtccatggtataaataaggttgagaacccctgaccTAGACAACCAATCCCCCTGCTTGGCACAGCTAGCTTGTGCTGCTAAAGGTCTGTTTTACTGTTTTTTATTATCTCTAATTTTAAATTGGTTTTTATAACATAACAGCTAAAAGCTATtaaaaataaatgtgaacattaTGTATATTTAACATGTATTAACTACTGTTAATTAATTAAATCATAGACAAAAAAATAAAGCTTGTCTAACCTTGCCATTTTAATAAAGGTCAGTAAACCCATTGAAGTGAATGGGTCCCAGCTTGAAAGCCCATATGTGTGGCAGATTCAAAATGCATCTAACCCTCATCTTACAGTGTTAAAGAGTGCCATTGGGCTCAGTGGTGAGCAGAGGTAGAGCAAGAACAAGACCAATATGGCCACAAATCTTGAAGAGAAATCATGCTGGATCTAAAATGTCTTAGAGTTACTCTTGTTACAGACAAAACTATTATTGTTATGTTACTGGTCATAATAATACTTTACAAATATGAAAGTGTCTAATTTTATGTTAATATTATTTAATAAACAATTGTTAGTTGATTTTAAATAATACTCCAGTGTTAGAAATGAAAATGACGaataaatgttaacattttaAAAGAGTGCCTTCATCCATGCTTTGTGTAAGATACAGGTGGTTATATTTGAAAACAGTTCACATTTCTGCAAGTCTTGTTCATGAAAGAGTCCATCTAAGAACATTTAGATAGATTCATTATTATATTAGCTATTAGTTTGCCATAAAGTCTTTGTAAATATGATTTAATTCAAATCAAGTTCAatcgtcattcaaccatacatgaattctcatgaacacagccaaatgtgacagcattactctggggccaaggcgcAAAACATAGTTCAAACAGGGAGACACAGCAAGAAGCACACATAGCATATATAAGACAGTAAGAGACAGCAAGTGACAGATACACAATAAAAGAGTCCAAACTTGACACATCCACCACCACAGAGATCTGCAGTCAACCACAATGGAGCTTGTCCTCTGCTGAGCGAACACGGTGGTGGGGGGAGGCAGGTGGAGTGTTGGGTAGCTCAGCTCCAGCCTGCACAACATACAATGACAAGCTTGCAAATAGGAATGAAAGACATTTTAATAGCAACTTTTTATGTATGTTTTGAGAAAGGTACAGAAGAAAGCTGCATAGGATAACAACTAATATTTCTGTCACGACATCTGTTAAGATACCTGAATATTTTTTTGGAATATATATGAAACCCTGCTGGTTTCCTTACAGCAATCTAGGGAAGACTCACTCCGGTCCCACCAAACCTGTGAGATTGAGATGGCCCTCCCAACCCAAACCGCAGTTTGTGTAGAtgttgtgtaatttgctaccctgttccaactcagtgccaagaaaaaacagacagcacactgcatacaattaaaggaattatatttatgaatcttaactaaagggttagtaatgaaaagaAAGTGAAAACAAAAAGGGATTATTATAATTAAACTGGCAAAATGTGCAGCAGTTGGAGCTTAATTCACTGATCCTCTGTTGACCTTGCTGCCTGGCTTCATCAAATCACAATTTCCCCACTGGGTTGTATCCTTTGATtggttctctccagcatcttctctcctcatctcatgCCGAACAACAAGAtccagctcacattccaaagcatctgttatctctaaccatatcccaaacactgcttctacagaaagaccattatgttagcagtgaaacctttccctggGTGTTACATATAAAATGTTGCTCAAGTCTGACTTGGGCAATTGAAAAGACAACCAGAATTGTAGAAATAAGATTGGAGTAGAATAGCAATGGATGAGAACTTGAAACAGGGAAGaacaagagaaagaaaagagCTTGCAatgcatgggaaacaggtttagTCTATCTTTATTTGGATGTTTTTACAAATGAAGGATCAATatttcttcaaaaggcaatgggtGTTAGTGTGGTTCAATAAAAATCATGGTATATATCTAAAGTGCAGAGATACAATCGTCTAGCTAACTATATAGTAATAAGGCACCATATTTACATCATTTGGATTGTAGTTATAGCCGGGAAGATCTATATTCAGCCCACATTTTCACTGCGTTTCCCTGGTGATGAGAGGAAAAGTTAATAATGGCCCAGGCTAAAAGGAAATTAAAAAATAACCCAAATAAATATTGGAACTGCCATGAAAAAAATCAATGTACAATATTAAATAACATTTCAGGAGTAAAAGcatttaagtcaagtcaagtcaagacaagttgcttttattgttatttcaaccataactgctggtaaagTACACAGTTCCAGgacctccaggaccatggtgtacATGGAGTacacgttcctccaggaccattgtgctacatgaaacaacacaaaactatgctagactatgttaaacaacacgaaactacattagacttcagacctacacggaACTACATAAAGTGCGTAAAACAGGTGAAAGACAggacaataattaataaacaagacaataggcacagtaaaggtcaaattacaatataataataaatgatgtaaatgtaaatataatgtaaatgtaaacaatgtaaacAAGGTTTtaacaggaattgagaaagaaatgagcaaaaattgcaaagggtgtgtgtgtgtctagactcagggaattgaggagtctaatggcttgggggaagaaactgttacagagtctggtcgtgagagcccgaatgctctgGTACCTTTTGCCAAATGTCAGatgtcaggagggagaagagtttgtatgaggggtgtgtggtgtccttcacaatgctgttagctttgcaggtgcagcgtgtggtgtaaatgtctgtaatggcaggaagagagaccccgtggatcccttcagctgacctcaccatctgctgcagggtcttacgatccAAGACGGATCGTAATTTAACATTTAAATTAATAAAATGAAATTGCATACATTGAAAAGTTACAAGCAAAAGAAATCAGGAAAGCTCTGTGTTAGTTAGAAATCAAAAAGAAAGGAACTACATACAAAGAATATTTAGTAGTTTGACATTTAAGAGCAGCAAATTAGGGATCAGTTctaactggagtattgtgtgttgtTCTGTCACCATCCTACAGGAGAGACAGCAATAAAATGAAAGAATTAAAAAAGTTACAAAGGTGCTGCCAaaacttgagaacctgagttatggggaaaattgaataggttaggactttatccctAGGAGTGTaggaaaattatgaggggtacgtTCAGGGTAGATGCTCGCAGACTTTTTCCACCGAGGACtgctcagaggtgtcagtgttgcagttgaacaagggaaactatggagccatgagggaggagctggccaaagttaacgggacggatatcctagcagaaaagacagtggaacagcaacagcaggtattcttgggaataatgcacaaggtgcaaaatcagttcatcccccggagaaggaaggattcaaaggggagagaggggccacagtagttgacaaaggaagtcagagattgcatagcattaaaaaaaaggaagtacgacagagctaaggtgagtgggaggacagatgattgggaagtttttaaggaacaacagaacttaactaaaaaggcaatacagggagaaaaaatgaggtacaaacgcaagctagccaggaatataaaggaggatagcaaaagcttttttaggtatgtgaagagaaagaagatagttaagaacaatgttgggcccttgaagaatgaattgggtcaaattattatgggaaacagaaaaatggcagaaaaatttaaaaagtactttagatctgtcttcactaactaagacacaagcaatctcccagatgtatggatgggccaaggacatagggtaacagaggaaatgaaacagattgacattcggaaggaaacggtgatgagaagactgatgggactgaaggctgacaaatccccaggtccagatggtctgcatcctggggtactaaaggaggtggccctggaaattgcagatgcattggtaatcattttccaatgttccttagattcaggatcagttcctgaggattggagaatggctaatgttatcccactttttaagaaaggagggagggagaaaacagagaactatcaacctgtcagcctgacatcggtggtggggaagatgctggagtccattattaaagatgaagtaGTGGCATATCTGGATAGCAATGATAGGATTGGGcccagccagcatggatttaccaagctGATCATGCTAGATCATGCTTG encodes the following:
- the LOC132400408 gene encoding gap junction alpha-3 protein-like, translated to MGDWTFLGRLLDKVQLHSTVVGKIWLTVLFIFRILLLGAAAERVWGDEQSDFICNTRQPGCENVCYDKAFPISHIRFWVLQIIFVSTPTLLYLGHVLHVIHLERKTRKLADESAGVFRKVKTSKYIINQGKVKIQGILLFTYIVHVLCKILFEVGFIVGQWYLYGFSLGPVYVCNRDPCPHVVDCFISRPTEKTIFILFMLAVACLSLLLNITEIVYLLFKQITISTQKRHLRHLPPRFVVESFDKTMFPADVAVSDSKLKSFGSEASSSQDPKSQNTINYGIEKCGNENKENIEKQSEQ